One genomic region from Bactrocera tryoni isolate S06 chromosome 3, CSIRO_BtryS06_freeze2, whole genome shotgun sequence encodes:
- the LOC120771080 gene encoding protein CBFA2T1: MMALDGKTIIKEEITDKDVYEAAASNNSSRRNKANSSSNSSSGKDSSNSNNSSQTNGCTGASGSSGVSNSSSICTNPNANGARSCRTPDSPESARAIAPRSPMSPQLHHSSLAPPPPRPNRNASASPVVNGATTTTSPPPLPTPPTQAALAAAAAAATAAAVHAEQARLLSKIRKFLGSLVQLAQEIHPEVSDRVRALVLSLVSGGISIDEFRLTLQDAINLPLRPYVIPLLKNHISLLQREISELARASNQTTLQYVTTNENVVMEFSPHGPSAEYSDMFVHMDAAQAAAAAAVAQATASNSAGTTSLVFKRRASDTLMEHHNGIQDWNDYMAAYPPAKRALHAHSAHLSAASADARLAFTSQPTVFDYSAATSSTSAVTQSENNFNSLMEKANHREDRDLRVNIVAENAAQRHPSRVGPPSTSTSGGAASSVNTTLGGEEEWKNIHTMLNCISAMVDKTKRAITILQQRGVEPQQPNYSEVTPASLAEIRRQTEEKVAEFKRNAEEAVNQVKRQAVIEIQRAVVAAETRASEVMSQERLRMEKFFVEMSRHSGGIHNSSTTIAGVAAATVPAERELDNKSPSITAGQNACWNCGRKATETCSGCNLARYCGAFCQHKDWEHHHQICGTTRSSDLSAKHSVSQGIPLTANMRGSISRSPPNQPQSSQSTSQVPQPQNSGSGSVAPPSSLVANGVSSK; the protein is encoded by the exons ATGGCTCTTGACGGCAAGACGataattaaagaagaaattacTGATAAGGACGTCTATGAGGCTGCTGCATCCAATAATTCTAGTCGACGGAACAAAG CAAATTCTTCCTCCAACTCTTCTTCCGGCAAGGACtcgagcaacagcaacaactcgTCGCAAACTAACGGCTGCACTGGTGCAAGTGGTAGCAGTGGGGTGAGCAACTCTAGTTCGATTTGTACGAATCCGAACGCTAACGGAGCGCGCAGTTGCCGCACCCCCGACTCCCCGGAGAGCGCACGTGCTATTGCACCACGTTCACCTATGTCACCACAACTGCATCATTCAAGCCTGGCCCCACCACCACCACGACCGAATCGTAATGCCAGCGCCTCACCGGTAGTGAATGGAGCAACCACCACCACATCACCGCCTCCACTCCCCACACCACCTACACAAGCGGCACTGGCCGCGGCCGCTGCTGCAGCTACTGCAGCTGCAGTGCATGCTGAGCAGGCACGACTACTCAGTAAGATACGTAAATTCCTTGGTTCTCTGGTACAGTTAGCGCAAGAGATTCATCCCGAAGTGAGCGATCGTGTGCGTGCGCTAGTGCTTTCACTGGTCAGTGGAGGCATAAGCATTGATGAGTTCCGCCTAACGCTGCAAGATGCCATCAATTTGCCATTGCGCCCGTATGTCATTCCATTACTCAAAAATCATATTTCCCTGCTGCAACGCGAGATCTCCGAATTAGCGCGTGCCAGTAATCAG ACTACACTACAATACGTTACCACGAATGAGAATGTTGTAATGGAGTTTTCTCCACACGGGCCTTCTGCGGAATACAGTGACATGTTCGTACACATGGATGCTGCGCAGGCTGCTGCAGCGGCAGCCGTTGCCCAAGCTACAGCGTCCAACAGCGCCGGTACTACCAGCCTCGTCTTTAAGCGCCGAGCTTCGGACACTCTGATGGAACACCACAATGGAATACAAGACTGGAATGATTATATGGCCGCTTATCCACCTGCCAAGCGTGCTTTACACGCACATTCGGCTCACTTAAGCGCCGCATCTGCCGATGCACGTCTTGCATTTACCAGCCAACCAACCGTTTTTGATTACTCGGCGGCAACTAGTAGCACGTCAGCAGTAACTCAATCCGAGAACAATTTCAACAGTCTTATGGAGAAG GCAAATCACAGGGAAGATCGTGATCTGCGAGTTAATATCGTTGCTGAAAATGCAGCGCAACGACATCCTTCACGGGTTGGTCCCCCAAGCACAAGCACTAGTGGGGGTGCTGCCAGCAGCGTCAATACCACACTTGGCGGCGAAGAGGAATGGAAGAATATACACACCATGTTGAACTGTATCTCGGCAATGGTAGATAAGACAAAACGGGCAATTACCATATTGCAACAGCGGGGCGTAGAGCCCCAACAGCCCAACTACAGCGAAGTCACACCAGCATCACTGGCCGAAATACGACGTCAGACTGAAGAGAAGGTCGCTGAGTTCAAACGAAATGCCGAGGAAGCAGTCAACCAG gtgAAACGTCAGGCGGTGATTGAAATACAGCGCGCAGTGGTAGCAGCTGAAACACGCGCATCAGAAGTGATGTCGCAGGAACGCTTGCGCATGGAAAAGTTTTTCGTCGAGATGAGTCGCCATTCAGGCGGTATCCACAATTCCAGTACAACTATCGCAGGTGTAGCAGCAGCAACGGTGCCAGCCGAACGTGAATTGGACAACAAGTCTCCGTCGATTACAGCCGggcaaaat GCTTGCTGGAATTGTGGACGTAAAGCAACCGAAACTTGTTCTGGCTGCAATTTAGCCCGTTATTGTGGCGCTTTCTGCCAGCACAAGGATTGGGAACACCATCACCAG ATTTGCGGCACCACGCGATCATCTGACCTTTCTGCTAAACACAGTGTGTCCCAGGGGATCCCACTTACGGCGAACATGCGCGGATCCATCTCAAGATCTCCGCCCAATCAGCCGCAGTCATCACAGTCAACGTCTCAAGTGCCGCAGCCGCAGAACTCAGGCAGCGGCAGTGTTGCGCCACCCAGTTCACTCGTGGCGAACGGGGTCAGCTCCAAATGA